The Collinsella aerofaciens genomic interval CGCTCTCGCTGGGCTCCACCATGCCATAAGCACCCGCAAGGTCGCGAATGCGTGTATCGGCACCATAGACCGAATGCATGACCTCCAGGTCGGAGCTCTCGTCGGTCGCCTTCTCGAGCGTGTTGGTAAGCGCGGCGTTGCTGTTGAGCACCTGGGCCGTAACGCCGGCGAGCGCCACGCGGGCGACACCGATCGTCATGAAGATGGCCGCAATGATGCAAAACGTTTTAAGAACGCTCATGAAAACCGGGCTTACCGCCTGGTTTGCCTGACGGCCCGCGCCCGTGTAGACATCAAAGCGCGGCGTGCGCTGCTCGCGGGGAGCAACGGGGGCCTGCGGTGCCTCACGATAGGCGGGCATGGCGTTCATATCATAGGCGAGTGCTGCGTTTGAGGTGTTGTAGCCCATGATATGCCGCCTCCCATCCCGAGTACGTTGGTAGTGTGTTTAAGCTTCGTTTGTGGTACGAGCGGGAGGTCCAATATCGCGCGGTCGCGTCTACAGACGCTGTGCCACGCGGATCTTGGCTGATCTCGCCCGAGGGTTGCGCGCAACCTCATCGGGTTGGGCAACCAGGGGTTTGCGGGTGATGACCTTGAGTATCGGCACGTTGCCGCACACGCACACCGGAATCTCCGGCGGGCACGTGCACCCCTGGCTCATCTCCTTAAAGTGGTTCTTTACGATACGGTCCTCGAGCGAGTGATACGAGATGACGCAGATGCGTCCGCCCGGGTTGAGCCACCTTGTGGCGGCGTCAAGCCCTCGCTCGAGCACATCGAGTTCGTGATTGACCTCGATGCGAATGGCCTGGAAACTTTTCTTGGCTGGGTGTCCGCCATGCCGGCGAGCGGCAGCGGGGATACCAGCCTTGATGATCTCGACAAACTGGCCGGTGGTTTCGATCGGCTCATGCTCGCGGCGGCGCACGATCTCACGTGCGATCTGCGAGGCGAACTTCTCTTCGCCATAGACGCGTAGAATCCGGGCGAGGTCGTGTTCGTTATAGGTGTTGATGACCTCAGCTGCGTTTAAGGTGTTGTTACCCGGATCCATCCGCATGTCCAATGGGGCGTCCTCGTTGTACGAAAAGCCCCTGCCAGGGATATCGAGTTGCGGCGACGAAACGCCCAAGTCGAACAGGAAGCCATCGACCCCGGGCACCTCGGCCGAGCAAAGCAGCTCGTCCAAGTCGCCGAAGTTGCCCTTCAGCAGCTGGTGTGGTACGCCGGGAACCTCGCGGTCCAGACGGGCGCCAGCGGCCTCGAGGGCTATGTCGTCCTGATCGACGCCGAGCAAAAGGCCGGTCTCCCCCACCTGCGCGGCCATCTTTACCGAATGGCCGGCACCGCCAAGGGTGCAGTCGCAGACGACGGAGCCGCTCTTTAGCTGCAGCGACTCAAGCACTTCGCCGAGCATGACAGGTTCATGCCGATATTCTTGTGTCAAGATCCCACGCTCCATCCGTTACTCGTGCCTTGCCCTTACGAGAAGAAGAGGTCCAGCAGGGCCTCGTCGTCATCGTCCTCATCGGCCGTAGCGCGGTCCCAAACCTCAAGGTGGTCGTAGTTGCCCACAACCGTGACCTCGCGGTCGAGGTTCGCCTGCTTGCGGAGAGACTCGGACAGACCGATACGACCCGCGCTGTCCACATCCATCGACGTGGTGCGCTTGTTGATCGCCCTCATGAGCTTCTGGTCGTTGATGTCACGCGGGTTAAAACCCTCGTGGCCCTCACGACCCGCGAAGAGTCCTTCGACCCACTTATCGAAGGCCTCGGCAGAGAACACGTACAGAGCATCGACATCCAGGGCTTTGAACACGCGAACGTGCTCTCCAAGCTCCTCACGAAGGGGTGCAGGCAGGGATAGACGACCTTTTGCATCGAGATTGCGCTCGTATGCACCCGTCATTCCCATGTGCGCCCTCCCCTCGGTTACTCAGATGGCACGTACGCGGGGAACCACCCCGCCTGTCGACGTCATCAATAATATGGGGAACCGCCCCATTTTTCAACACCTTTCCCCACCCCTTCCCCCACCCCGCCCCACCACTCCACTCCCAATATGTTGTAAAACACCCCCGAGCATATGTTCGAAAACACAATATGTTGTGTTTACAGCAAAGGCGGGATGCCACCTGTAGAACCACGCCCGCGAACCTCAACCTTCAAGTTGACCTTGAGGCGATTTTTACGTCCCTTTACACACCGTTCACATCGCCCCCAAACTCCCCCACCCACGGTACACACGGCCCACCACCGCGTCGGTGTCTAGCGAAAAATGGGGTGGGCCCCAGATTGCCCATGTGCGCAAAAGTGCGTCTCGGCAATCTGGGGCCCGTCCCCTTTAATTTTTATAAATATGCAGGTCAGCGAGGTGCTAGCGATGTGCCAGCGGATGCGCTGCCAGATAGACCTCGGTCAGTTGCGTGCGGTCGACATGCGTGTAGACCTGCGTGGTCGAAATATCGGCATGGCCCAAAATCTCCTGCAGCACACGCAGGTCGGCACCACCCGCGAGCATGTGGGTGGCAAAGGAGTGTCGCAAGGTATGGGGGTGGAGCCCCACCAGCCCCACCTGACGCCCATACCGTTCGCATATCGCATGCACGGCCTGGCGCGACAGGCGACGTCCGTTCTTATTTAAATAGACCGCCGAGGTCTCCGTCCCGTGAGCATGGGCGGCCAAGCGAGAACGTCCCTCAGTTACATAGAGCATCAGAGCTCGCGCCGCGCTTCCCACCAGCGGGGACAGGCGTTCCTTTGAGCCCTTACCGCGAACGAGTACAAAGCCATCGTCAATATGGATATCGCCCACATCGAGCCCCACCAACTCGCTCACACGCAAACCGCATCCGTAGAGCACTTCCAAGATGGCATGGTCGCGCAAGCCCATCTCGCCCTCGGGGAAGTCTTGATCGAGCAGAGCCGAGACATCCTCCACCGATAGATACTCCGGCAAACGCTCAGCCTTTTTAGGCAGGCGCAACGCCGCCGTTGGATTTTGGGCTACAGCCCCATCGCGCACCAAAAAGGCATGCAGGCCCTTCACGGCTGCAAGCGCACGCTCCACCGAGGCATCGGAATAGCCCCCATCGCGACGGTCGGCGACAAAGCCCTCCACGACCTGACGAGTCACCTCTTCAAAAGACACAATACCCGCCCGCTCCAGATAGGCGCAGTACGTCGTCAGGTCACGACGATAGGCCGCAATCGTGTTGCGCGCCAAACCCCGCTCGACCGCGAGGTAATCGAGATACTCCCCCGCCGCCACGGCGAGCGACGAGGGAGTAGCTTCGGTATGTTCCTTATTCGCCGGCACCCTTAGTCCGTAGCGAGGTTCATGGGCGTCACCTGCAGACGGTCGACACCCTCGTGCTGGCCGATCGAAGCGCGTACGAACTCGCGGAACAGCGGCTGCGGGTTGGTCGGGCGGCTCTTGAACTCGGGATGAGCCTGGGTTGCCACATACCACGGATGCACGTCGCGCGGCAGCTCGACCATCTCGACCAGGCGCTCGTCAGGCGACAGACCCGAGATAACCAAACCGGCGTCCTCGAGCTGGTCGCGGAAGGCGTTGTTGAACTCAAAGCGGTGACGGTGACGCTCGTAGACGAGTTCCTCGCCATATGCCTCGCGAGCAAGGGTATCGGCGGCGAGCTTGCACGGATAGGCGCCCAGGCGCATGGTGCCGCCCTTCTCGGTCACGTCCTCCTGCGAGCTCATCAGATCGATGACACTATACGGGCCATCCGGATCGAACTCAGAGGAGCTGGCGCCGGCAAGGCCGACGACATTGCGCGCAAATTCGCACACGGCCACCTGCATACCCAGGCAAATGCCCAGATACGGAATCTTGTGCTCACGGGCAAACTCGGCCGCGAGGATCTTGCCCTCCAGGGCGCGCTTGCCAAAGCCGCCGGGGACCAGGATGCCCGAGGCGTCGCCCAGAACCTCGGAGACATTCTGCTCGTCGAGGCTCTCGCCGTCGACCAGCTGGACGTCCACATGGCGATCGTAGAAGACGCCCGCATGGTGCAGGGCCTCGATAACCGACAGGTACGCATCGGGCAGCTGCGTGTACTTGCCCACGACGGCGATCTTCACCTTGTCGGCGTGATGGTTGGCGTGATTCTGTTTGCGCAGGAACTCGTTCCACTCGCTCATGTCGCGCTCACGCGGGTCCAGACCCAGGCGCTCGCAAATGCGCAGGTCAAAGTCCTGCTCGGCAAGCAGCTGCGGAACATCGTAAATGCTCGCGCAGTCCTCGTTGGTAAAGACGCAATCGGTGTCGACGTCGCAGAAGCTTGCGATCTTTCCGCGGATAGCGTCATCGATATGGTGGTCGGAGCGCAGCACGATAATATCGGGCTGGATGCCAAAGCTGCGGAGCTCCTTGACGGAATGCTGTGTGGGCTTGGTCTTGACCTCGTGGGCGGCGGCGATATAGGGAACGAGCGACACGTGGATGTAGCAGACGTTCTCGGGGCCGGCCTCCTTGCGGTACTGACGGATGGCCTCGACAAACGGCTGGGACTCGATGTCGCCAATCGTGCCGCCCAGCTCGGTGATGACTACATCGGAGCCGGTCTGCTCCTCGATGCGGCGGAACTTGTCCTTAATGGCATTGGTGACGTGGGGAATCACCTGCACGGTACCGCCCAAAAAGTCGCCGCGACGCTCGCGGGCGATTAGGCTTTTGTAGATGGCACCGGTCGTAAAGTTGGAATCGCGGGTCAGGTTCTCATCAATAAAGCGCTCGTAATGACCCAGGTCCAGGTCGGACTCGTAACCATCCTCGGTAACGAAGACCTCACCATGCTGGAACGGGCTCATGGTACCGGGGTCGACGTTCAGATACGGGTCGGCCTTCTGCATCGTTACTTTGTAGCCACGCGACTTGAGCAGACGGCCCAGCGAGGCCGCGGTGATACCCTTGCCCAGGGACGAAACCACGCCACCGGTTACGAACACATGCTTGGTCATATTGAGTTACCTGCGCTTCCCGTAGAAGTTGTTTATCCACATCTTACGGGTCTTCATTGTAATACTCGCGCCGCGGACCGTTCGCAATTTTTCTCGCGTGCGATTGCATTTCTCAATCTTGAAACAAAACGCCGCCCGGTTTCCCAGGCGGCGTCGCTATGGCAAGGGTTACATGCTGCTATCGATCAGCAACCTCGTCCTCAAGCATTTCTTGAACGAGCATGCCAGTACGGACGCCCTCAAGATACCACTCGCCACGTTCGGTGAGGCAAATGCCATTTGCAAGCTGACCGCCGTCGTCGCTATAACGCGAGACGGCATCAATCATGCCTTCGGAATCCAAGCGATCGATTGCGGCGCGGGCACGATACGGCGAAACCCCCACGCGTTCGGCAAGCGTTTTGCGCGAGAAACCATACGGCCCGCCATTGTCTTCGGTTTGCTGGTCGATCTCCATCAACACCAGCACCTCGACACGCTTCATATCGTTGACACTCGCACGACCCTTGCCCGCCATAGCAGCCTCCTCAAACCGAGCACGAGCATCTAACGCGCCGTGCGCGACCGACACACCTCACGATGGCAGGTAATATCCATCATGCGGCATCCCGCCAAGGATGAAACAGTTACGGTTATTGTATACCGCTCTAATTGTTTCTAGGCAGGTAAACGGCTATTTTTCGCCGAAATAGGCGCTTTATTGATCAAAAAGCCGTACCGGGCGCTAACCCGATACGGCCAAAATGCAATGCAATTACCGCGATGCTTCAAACTTAGCGATGGAAGAAACCACGGCGCTCAAACTTGGGCTCGCAGCACACGTTGATACCCAGTTTGCGCAGTACCGTCTCGTCCGTCGGCGAGATGATAACGCTAAAGAAAGCATCGCAACCGCGCAACTGCTCCAGGCCCGAAAGGACGCGAGCGGCCGTCTCACTCGTGGCCGAGGTGATCGACAGCGCCATAAGCGTCTCGTCGGTGTGGAGGCGCGGGTTTTTGCTGCCCAGGAAATGCGTCTTGAGCTTGCTGATGGGCTCGATCGCTTCATCGCTAATGACCTCGAGCTCAAGGTCGACGCCCGAGACATGCTTGAGGGCGTTCATAATGAGCGAACTTGCGGCGCCCAGGCGCGTGGAGGTCTTACCGGTCACCACGGAGCCATCGGGCATGACCATGGCACCCACGGGACCGCCCGTCAGCTGCTCCCTGGTGAGGGCCGCCGAGCGCGCCGGTGAGTAGTTCTTATCGATGCCGGCTTTCTTCATAATAATCTTGAGACGGTCGACTTGCTCATCGCCCACGCCGGTACGGCGCACATTTTCGACCGCGGTAAAGTAGCGGCGGACGATCTCCATCTTGGAAGCGTCGCGGCAGGCATCGTCATCGGTGATGGCAAAGCCAACCATATTGACGCCCATGTCCGTAGGGCTCTGGTAGGGGCTCTTGCCCAGGATCTTTTCCATCAGGGCACGGACTACCGGGAAGGCCTCGACGTCGCGGTTGTAGTTGACCGTGGTCTTGTTGTAGGCCTCAAGGTGGAAGGAGTCGATGATGTTGGCGTCATCGAGGTCTGCCGTGGCGGCCTCGTAGGCAATGTTGACCGGATGCGTAAGGGGCAGATTCCAAACCGGGAAGGTCTCGAATTTGGCATAGCCGGCGGCCGTGCCATGCTTGTGCTCGTGATAGAGCTGAGACAGGCAGGTGGCAAGCTTGCCCGAGCCAGGACCGGGGGCAGTGACCACGACGAGCGGTCGGGTGGTCTCGACAAACTCGTTCTTGCCGTAGCCATCATCGGACACGATCAGATCGACATCGTGCGGGTAGCCCTCGATGGGATAGTGCAGCTTGGCAGGAATGCCGAGCGCGTTCAGGCGGTTGCGGAACACATCGGCAGCAGGCTGGCCGGCGTACTGGGTGATGACCACAGCCGCGACGGCAAAGCCGTTGCCGCGGAACAAGTCAACCAGGCGCAGCACATCCTCGTCATAGGTAATGCCAAGGTCACCGCGAGCCTTGTTTTTCTCGATATGGTTCGCGTTGATCGCGATGATAACCTCGACATCGTCGGCGATGCTCTTGAGCATGCGGAACTTGCTGTCCGGTTCAAAACCCGGCAGCACGCGGCTCGCATGATAGTCATCGAACAGCTTGCCGCCAAACTCCAAATAGAGCTTGCCACCAAACTGTGAGATGCGCTCCTTAATGTGAGCAGCCTGCAGCTCGATATACTTCGCATTGTCGAAACCCTGGCGCATGTATGGCTCCCGTCCCGTTTCCAATTAATGTTCTAGGCGATTATAACGGAGCAGACCCTCCCCAACGCCCAAGCAATCAACTGGCACCAACCAAACACGTCATCGATAAGTTGCGGTGGAATAGTTCCCGTTTAACCCCTCAAGACGGCCAAACAGGAACGATTCCACCGCAACTTCCCCTTTTTGGTTCAAACAAACCTGGCCTTTGTATCAATAATGGAAACGTCGCAGGTGGAGCATAAGTCAGCGAAAGCCCGCCAGAGCGAGCAAGGTGACGTGAAAGAGGAGGGCATAGGCCTTTTGGCCATGCCCGACGATTGAACGTCAGATTGCCGCTCTGGCGGGCTTGCAGCGTCGAGCGGTTCCGGCGTTTGGTAAAACGCCGGAACACAAGAGCGCCCCCTCCCGCGCACGGAACGGGAGGGGGCTAAAGGTAGGAGTCTACCGGTGGGTTTACCCCACCGGACAGACGATGACCAAATGATCCTTTACAGGATCGTCAAGGTTTCCGTGGGGTACCCGTTGGGTACTTAGAGCAACACGCAGGCGACGGTCAGGATGATGGCGCAGACGACGGAGAGCGCGACGATGAGCTTAAGGGCAAACTTGAGCCAGGTCGTCCACTCGATCTTGGCCAGGGCGAGACCGCCCATGATGGCGCCGGAGGTCGGGGTGAACAGGTTCACGACACCGATGGCGGCGGAGAAGATCATGACCATGACCTCGGGCGAGAAGCCGAGCTTAACAGCCAGCGGTCCCATGATGGGCATGGAGACGGTAGCCATACCGGAGGTCGAGGGGATCAGGAAGGACAGGCCGAAGTAGACCAGGAAGCTCATGGGAGCGAAGATTACGCCGGACAGGCCAGCCAGGGCATTGGCGGCAGCGTCGAGGACGAAAACGTAGAGACCGGTGTTAGCCATGAGGACGGAGATGCCACGGGCGAGGGCGATGACGAGAACAACGGACATCATGTCAGCAGCGCCGGTGATGAAGGTGTTAACGATCTGCTTCTCGGACAGGCCACCGATGATACCGATAAGGACGGCCATGAGGAAGAACCAGGTGGAAGCCTCGTCGAAGTACCACTGGCCAATGGGCAGGCCGGTGATCAGGGCAGACCAGCCCTGGACGACGGCGTTACCGTCGGCGTCGTAGACAGCGCCAGCGTCGAAGAAGTTGGCGACGCCCTCGTTGAGGTCGGCCAGCGGAATGAAGCCGACGATCATGACGACGAAGGTGAAGGCGAAGGCAATCAGAACACCCTTCTGACGACCGGTGAGCTTGACCTCCTTGTGGACCTCGGAAGCAGCCTTGCCGTGAGCCTCTTCGGCGTCCTTGAGCTCCTGCATCGACAGGATGGTGGAACCCTTGTCAGCCTTGACCTTCTTGGCGTAGCTCATCACGAAGAAGATGGACATAGCGGTAGTGGCAATCCACAGGACGGCACCGAGGCCGATGATGATGGACTGGTTGACCTCAATGCCAACGCCGGTCAGAGCGTCGACGGCAGCGCCGACGGCGAACGGGTTAACCGTGGAGCCCAGGCAGCCGCAGCCAGCGCCGAGCAGGACGGTAGCGGCACCGACCATGGGGTCGAAGCCAGCGGCCATCATGGTAGCGGCGAGCAGGGCGTAGAAGGGAACGGTCTCCTCGCACATACCATAGGTGGTACCACCGAGGGAGAAGATGAGCATCAGCACGGGAATGAGCATAATCTCGTTGCCCTTAAGCTTCTGCACCAGAACGGCGATGCCGTTGTCCAGGGCGCCGGTCTCGGTCATCATGCCGAGGAAGCCGCCCAGGATCATAACGAAGAGGCAGACGGGCAGAGCGTCAGCGAAGCCCAGGATCGGGGCGGTGCAGAAATCGCTCAGACGGGCTGCGGTAACCGCGCCGCCGGACGTGCCGGAGACGATAACGGTAATCACTGCAACAATTGCCAGCAGAGCTAGAAGAATGGTGAACGATGAAGGCATACCGCGCTTTTTCTTAGCGGTCTCAGTCATGGTTCTCATCCCCCCTTCATAAATCATTTAACTTTCTCGCGCGAAGCGGATCTTCCGTGCCGTGCCCACCGCCCGACGCGAGATATTTACCAGACAAAGCCGCTCGGGGTGTGCAGCAATACACCCCGAGCGAGATGCTAGATGCTCTTACTTGAGCGTGGCGTACATGACAGCCTTGATGGTGTGCATGCGGTTCTCGGCCTCGTCGAAGACCTTGGAAGCGGGGCTCTCGAAGACCTCGTCGGTGACCTCCTGCTCGGTGATGCCGAACTGCTCGCACTTCTCGGCGCCAATCGTGGTGTTGGTGTCGTGGAAGCTGGGCAGGCAGTGCAGGAAGATGGCACCCGGGTTGGCCATAGCCATGACCTCGGAGGTAACGCGATACGGGGTGAGCTGAGCGATGCGCTCGGCCCAGACCTCATCGGGCTCGCCCATGGAGACCCACACATCGGTGTAGATAACGTCGGCACCGGTGACGCCGTCCTTGACGTCAGTGGTCAGTTTGATGGTGCAGCCGTTGGCCTCGGCGATGGGCTTGCAGGCCTCGATGACGTCGTCAGCGGGCATGCACTCCTCGGGGCCGCAGGCCACGAAGTTCATGCCGAGCTTGGAGCAGACAACCATGAGGGAGCGAGCGACATTGTTCTTGCAGTCGCCCATGAAGACGAGGGTCTTGCCCTTGATGTCGTAGTTGAAGTTCTCCTGGACGGTCAGGATGTCGGCGAGCATCTGGGTGGGGTGCCACTCGGTGGTCAGGCCGTTCCAGACAGGCACGCCGGACTTAGCAGCGAGCTCCTCGACGTCGTCCTGGGCAAAGCCACGGAACTCGATGCCGTCATACATGCGGCCGAGAACGCGGGCGGTGTCCTCGATGGACTCCTTCTTGCCCATCTGCGACGAACCGGGATCGAGGTAGGTGACGCCCATGCCCAGATCCATGCCGCCGACCTCGAAGG includes:
- the rsmH gene encoding 16S rRNA (cytosine(1402)-N(4))-methyltransferase RsmH, with the translated sequence MERGILTQEYRHEPVMLGEVLESLQLKSGSVVCDCTLGGAGHSVKMAAQVGETGLLLGVDQDDIALEAAGARLDREVPGVPHQLLKGNFGDLDELLCSAEVPGVDGFLFDLGVSSPQLDIPGRGFSYNEDAPLDMRMDPGNNTLNAAEVINTYNEHDLARILRVYGEEKFASQIAREIVRRREHEPIETTGQFVEIIKAGIPAAARRHGGHPAKKSFQAIRIEVNHELDVLERGLDAATRWLNPGGRICVISYHSLEDRIVKNHFKEMSQGCTCPPEIPVCVCGNVPILKVITRKPLVAQPDEVARNPRARSAKIRVAQRL
- a CDS encoding division/cell wall cluster transcriptional repressor MraZ; protein product: MGMTGAYERNLDAKGRLSLPAPLREELGEHVRVFKALDVDALYVFSAEAFDKWVEGLFAGREGHEGFNPRDINDQKLMRAINKRTTSMDVDSAGRIGLSESLRKQANLDREVTVVGNYDHLEVWDRATADEDDDDEALLDLFFS
- the xerD gene encoding site-specific tyrosine recombinase XerD; this translates as MPANKEHTEATPSSLAVAAGEYLDYLAVERGLARNTIAAYRRDLTTYCAYLERAGIVSFEEVTRQVVEGFVADRRDGGYSDASVERALAAVKGLHAFLVRDGAVAQNPTAALRLPKKAERLPEYLSVEDVSALLDQDFPEGEMGLRDHAILEVLYGCGLRVSELVGLDVGDIHIDDGFVLVRGKGSKERLSPLVGSAARALMLYVTEGRSRLAAHAHGTETSAVYLNKNGRRLSRQAVHAICERYGRQVGLVGLHPHTLRHSFATHMLAGGADLRVLQEILGHADISTTQVYTHVDRTQLTEVYLAAHPLAHR
- a CDS encoding CTP synthase gives rise to the protein MTKHVFVTGGVVSSLGKGITAASLGRLLKSRGYKVTMQKADPYLNVDPGTMSPFQHGEVFVTEDGYESDLDLGHYERFIDENLTRDSNFTTGAIYKSLIARERRGDFLGGTVQVIPHVTNAIKDKFRRIEEQTGSDVVITELGGTIGDIESQPFVEAIRQYRKEAGPENVCYIHVSLVPYIAAAHEVKTKPTQHSVKELRSFGIQPDIIVLRSDHHIDDAIRGKIASFCDVDTDCVFTNEDCASIYDVPQLLAEQDFDLRICERLGLDPRERDMSEWNEFLRKQNHANHHADKVKIAVVGKYTQLPDAYLSVIEALHHAGVFYDRHVDVQLVDGESLDEQNVSEVLGDASGILVPGGFGKRALEGKILAAEFAREHKIPYLGICLGMQVAVCEFARNVVGLAGASSSEFDPDGPYSVIDLMSSQEDVTEKGGTMRLGAYPCKLAADTLAREAYGEELVYERHRHRFEFNNAFRDQLEDAGLVISGLSPDERLVEMVELPRDVHPWYVATQAHPEFKSRPTNPQPLFREFVRASIGQHEGVDRLQVTPMNLATD
- a CDS encoding DUF1846 domain-containing protein, whose protein sequence is MRQGFDNAKYIELQAAHIKERISQFGGKLYLEFGGKLFDDYHASRVLPGFEPDSKFRMLKSIADDVEVIIAINANHIEKNKARGDLGITYDEDVLRLVDLFRGNGFAVAAVVITQYAGQPAADVFRNRLNALGIPAKLHYPIEGYPHDVDLIVSDDGYGKNEFVETTRPLVVVTAPGPGSGKLATCLSQLYHEHKHGTAAGYAKFETFPVWNLPLTHPVNIAYEAATADLDDANIIDSFHLEAYNKTTVNYNRDVEAFPVVRALMEKILGKSPYQSPTDMGVNMVGFAITDDDACRDASKMEIVRRYFTAVENVRRTGVGDEQVDRLKIIMKKAGIDKNYSPARSAALTREQLTGGPVGAMVMPDGSVVTGKTSTRLGAASSLIMNALKHVSGVDLELEVISDEAIEPISKLKTHFLGSKNPRLHTDETLMALSITSATSETAARVLSGLEQLRGCDAFFSVIISPTDETVLRKLGINVCCEPKFERRGFFHR
- a CDS encoding YfcC family protein, yielding MTETAKKKRGMPSSFTILLALLAIVAVITVIVSGTSGGAVTAARLSDFCTAPILGFADALPVCLFVMILGGFLGMMTETGALDNGIAVLVQKLKGNEIMLIPVLMLIFSLGGTTYGMCEETVPFYALLAATMMAAGFDPMVGAATVLLGAGCGCLGSTVNPFAVGAAVDALTGVGIEVNQSIIIGLGAVLWIATTAMSIFFVMSYAKKVKADKGSTILSMQELKDAEEAHGKAASEVHKEVKLTGRQKGVLIAFAFTFVVMIVGFIPLADLNEGVANFFDAGAVYDADGNAVVQGWSALITGLPIGQWYFDEASTWFFLMAVLIGIIGGLSEKQIVNTFITGAADMMSVVLVIALARGISVLMANTGLYVFVLDAAANALAGLSGVIFAPMSFLVYFGLSFLIPSTSGMATVSMPIMGPLAVKLGFSPEVMVMIFSAAIGVVNLFTPTSGAIMGGLALAKIEWTTWLKFALKLIVALSVVCAIILTVACVLL
- the argF gene encoding ornithine carbamoyltransferase: MGVNLSGRSFLKLLDLSTEEIEYLLKLSKNFKDMKRAGVPHRYLEGKNIVLLFQKTSTRTRCAFEVGGMDLGMGVTYLDPGSSQMGKKESIEDTARVLGRMYDGIEFRGFAQDDVEELAAKSGVPVWNGLTTEWHPTQMLADILTVQENFNYDIKGKTLVFMGDCKNNVARSLMVVCSKLGMNFVACGPEECMPADDVIEACKPIAEANGCTIKLTTDVKDGVTGADVIYTDVWVSMGEPDEVWAERIAQLTPYRVTSEVMAMANPGAIFLHCLPSFHDTNTTIGAEKCEQFGITEQEVTDEVFESPASKVFDEAENRMHTIKAVMYATLK